Proteins encoded within one genomic window of Spirulina major PCC 6313:
- a CDS encoding Tab2 family RNA-binding protein, whose protein sequence is MAIWQADLFRCPPSQAADQPLWYLLLTTPQGDLKIDTTIAQGAVNGDWVTAQLGAAGIAGTLEVFRPQAVGLLGVAAQRLGLTLRETRRTGGIKQVLLQRWGPQLLQIESAPPQGIPDALWGDRWRFASIPAGDLDLWRDRPIPYQLFPNALDDVAQSLDPTAQIPGVVVEGGRRSRSLAQWLDKANPFALHYIPTEAGQSGGLILEAGLCDRWVFITFEDEDMATAASHYQHQLTASRGLHFLLVQPDDSGITFTGFWLLCDR, encoded by the coding sequence ATGGCTATTTGGCAAGCTGATTTATTCCGTTGTCCCCCATCCCAGGCTGCTGATCAGCCTTTGTGGTATCTGCTCCTCACTACTCCTCAGGGGGATTTAAAAATTGACACGACGATCGCACAGGGGGCGGTGAATGGGGATTGGGTAACGGCACAGTTAGGCGCGGCGGGGATTGCGGGGACGCTGGAGGTGTTTCGACCCCAAGCGGTGGGGCTGTTGGGGGTGGCGGCGCAGCGGTTGGGGTTGACGCTGCGGGAAACGCGGCGCACTGGGGGGATTAAGCAGGTATTGTTGCAGCGTTGGGGGCCGCAATTGTTGCAAATCGAGTCTGCGCCGCCCCAAGGGATTCCCGATGCGCTGTGGGGCGATCGCTGGCGGTTTGCCTCGATTCCGGCGGGGGATTTGGATCTGTGGCGCGATCGCCCCATTCCCTATCAACTGTTTCCCAACGCTTTGGATGATGTGGCGCAATCCCTCGATCCGACGGCCCAAATTCCGGGGGTGGTGGTGGAAGGCGGACGGCGATCGCGCTCCCTCGCCCAATGGTTAGACAAGGCGAATCCCTTCGCGCTCCATTACATCCCCACGGAGGCGGGACAATCGGGGGGGCTAATTTTAGAGGCGGGTCTGTGCGATCGCTGGGTGTTCATTACCTTTGAGGATGAGGACATGGCCACAGCAGCAAGCCACTATCAACACCAGTTAACCGCCAGTCGCGGCCTCCATTTTCTCTTGGTGCAACCCGATGATTCCGGGATAACCTTTACAGGGTTTTGGCTGTTGTGCGATCGGTAA
- a CDS encoding peptidoglycan-binding protein, with amino-acid sequence MDILAYTDAYAAHEVDAGITYDYSEIQLWQATQWRSLSHGLFLTMLSMGLIAGAMTVTSPALAQVLRPGDAGNSVAEVQTLLRNKGFQISYGANGGGRGKFGPQTTDAVRKFQQQSGLAVDGVVGPNTWAKLRGTSGGVGGPSPSRPTSGGSTGLLGKGSKGEQVAEVQTLLRNKGYSISYGADGSGRGYYGDDTVIAVRSFQQNAGLSVDGVVGPRTIAALRGSPMPAPTTTTPRIAQGQYRINTNSKPLNVRTGPGEQYSVAQTLANGTRVNVIGQANGWAQIAPGRYVSSRFIQQM; translated from the coding sequence ATGGATATTTTGGCCTATACCGATGCCTATGCAGCCCATGAGGTGGATGCAGGGATCACCTACGATTACAGTGAAATTCAACTCTGGCAGGCGACCCAGTGGCGATCGCTCTCCCACGGCCTCTTTTTAACGATGCTGTCCATGGGTCTGATAGCCGGGGCGATGACCGTCACCAGCCCCGCCCTGGCCCAAGTGCTCCGCCCTGGTGATGCTGGCAACAGCGTCGCCGAAGTGCAAACCCTGCTGCGCAACAAAGGGTTTCAAATTAGCTACGGTGCCAACGGTGGCGGCCGGGGCAAGTTCGGCCCCCAAACCACCGATGCCGTGCGAAAATTTCAACAACAGTCCGGTCTCGCCGTTGATGGAGTCGTCGGGCCGAATACCTGGGCAAAATTACGCGGCACATCGGGCGGCGTGGGCGGCCCCTCTCCATCCCGTCCCACCAGCGGCGGCAGCACTGGCCTCCTCGGCAAAGGGTCAAAAGGCGAACAGGTGGCCGAAGTGCAAACCCTCCTGCGCAACAAAGGCTATTCAATCAGCTATGGTGCTGACGGCAGTGGCCGGGGCTACTATGGCGACGATACTGTCATCGCCGTGCGCAGCTTTCAACAAAACGCCGGGTTAAGTGTGGATGGTGTGGTGGGCCCCCGCACCATAGCCGCCTTACGGGGTAGCCCAATGCCCGCACCTACCACCACGACCCCCCGCATCGCCCAAGGTCAATACCGGATTAACACCAACTCCAAACCCCTCAACGTCCGCACCGGCCCCGGTGAGCAATATTCCGTCGCCCAAACCTTGGCCAACGGAACACGGGTGAATGTGATTGGCCAGG
- the cobO gene encoding cob(I)yrinic acid a,c-diamide adenosyltransferase has protein sequence MTDQNLTAEQYQQKMQRRQAVQAERIAAANNQKGLVIVHTGNGKGKTTAALGMVMRSLGHGYQVAIVQFIKGAWEPAEKAVLERFGDQLVFRAMGEGFTWDTQDRDRDIAKAQEAWRTALDFIRDPAYRLVLLDEVNIALKLGYLDVETVLAGLAEKPEDSHVILTGRGAPAALIERADLATEMTLLKHPFKEQGIKAQAGLEF, from the coding sequence ATGACCGATCAGAATTTGACGGCGGAACAATACCAACAGAAAATGCAGCGTCGCCAGGCCGTCCAAGCCGAACGCATTGCCGCAGCGAATAACCAAAAAGGTCTGGTGATCGTCCATACCGGGAACGGGAAAGGCAAAACCACCGCCGCCTTGGGGATGGTGATGCGTTCCCTGGGCCATGGCTATCAGGTGGCGATCGTGCAGTTTATTAAAGGGGCCTGGGAACCGGCGGAAAAAGCGGTGCTCGAACGGTTCGGGGATCAACTCGTGTTTCGGGCCATGGGCGAAGGCTTTACCTGGGATACCCAAGACCGCGATCGCGACATCGCCAAAGCCCAGGAAGCCTGGCGCACCGCCCTAGACTTCATCCGTGATCCTGCCTATCGTCTTGTGCTCCTCGATGAAGTGAATATTGCCCTGAAATTGGGCTATCTCGATGTGGAAACGGTGTTGGCGGGACTCGCCGAAAAACCGGAGGATTCCCATGTCATCCTGACGGGGCGGGGTGCGCCAGCGGCCTTGATTGAGCGGGCGGATCTGGCCACGGAAATGACCCTGCTTAAACATCCGTTTAAAGAGCAGGGGATCAAAGCCCAAGCGGGCCTCGAATTTTAA
- a CDS encoding LmeA family phospholipid-binding protein, whose protein sequence is MITQPPSTWVSHVLSPALSLWLRSQLDHVENLQVQITSKNRQLLTGFIPHIALSADHASYQGIHIRHASLTGAMIRINVGQMLKGKPFRLLEPVPVRGSVRLTAADLQASLASDLLATGLRDAVALVIPAHDPQDLALEAIAWHHVTLDTGQLTLAGSLPAATGSPRSITLQGGLSLGDPHTLCLNPLTLSTDRFTQSLPAFTIDLGPQVELDELAIAPDQIVLTGGLTITPAEETP, encoded by the coding sequence ATGATTACACAGCCGCCATCCACCTGGGTGAGTCATGTTCTGTCCCCAGCTTTGTCGTTGTGGTTGCGATCGCAACTCGATCACGTCGAAAACCTCCAGGTGCAGATCACCAGCAAAAACCGCCAACTGCTCACCGGGTTTATCCCCCACATTGCCCTCAGCGCCGACCATGCCAGCTATCAAGGCATTCACATTCGCCACGCCAGCTTAACCGGAGCCATGATCCGGATCAACGTGGGGCAAATGCTCAAAGGCAAACCGTTCCGCCTCTTAGAACCGGTGCCGGTGCGGGGATCAGTGCGGCTCACGGCGGCAGATTTACAAGCCTCCCTCGCCTCCGATCTCCTCGCCACCGGCCTCCGGGATGCCGTAGCCCTGGTGATCCCCGCCCATGACCCGCAAGATTTAGCCCTAGAGGCGATCGCCTGGCATCATGTCACCCTTGACACAGGCCAACTCACCCTAGCGGGATCGCTCCCCGCCGCTACCGGATCACCCCGAAGCATTACCCTGCAAGGTGGGTTAAGCTTGGGCGATCCCCACACCCTTTGTTTAAATCCCCTCACCCTGAGCACGGATCGCTTTACCCAGAGTCTGCCAGCTTTTACGATTGACCTAGGGCCTCAGGTGGAACTCGATGAGCTAGCGATCGCGCCAGATCAGATTGTCCTCACCGGCGGCCTCACCATCACCCCAGCAGAAGAGACCCCATGA
- a CDS encoding valine--tRNA ligase: MTASIPTLAPQYDPTTTESKWQTHWETQQVFHAHPNPGKESYSIVIPPPNVTGRLHMGHAFNTALIDTLVRYHRMLGKDTLCLPGTDHASIAVQTILERQLREEGTNRDAVGREEFLKRAWEWRSQSGGAIVDQLRRLGLSADWSRERFTLDETLCEAVVTAFVKLYDDGLIYRGNYLVNWCPASQSAVSDLEVEPKEVDGHLWHFRYPLSNGSGFVEVATTRPETMLGDTAVAVNPKDERYQGLIGKMLTLPILGRQIPVIGDDLVDPEFGTGCVKVTPAHDPNDFEMGQRHNLPMITILNKDGTINPLGGKFAGQDRFEARKNVVATLDELGALVKVEPYHHTVPHSDRGKVPIEPLLSTQWFVKIDPLAQTALTELDQHNSPQFVPERWTKVYRDWLVRLKDWCISRQLWWGHQIPAWYVINQTNGKITDQTPFIVAHNEAEAWEKAKAQYGEDVQLERDPDVLDTWFSSGLWPFSTMGWPAETDDLAAYFPNATLVTGFDIIFFWVARMTMMSGYFTGKMPFQDIYIHGLVRDENGKKMSKSANNGIDPLLLINKYGADALRYTLIKEVAGAGQDISLQYDRSTDESESVEASRNFANKLWNAARFVMMNLEGQTPVALGVPDALALELSDRWILSRFYHTVTQTRDYLEQYGLGEAAKGLYEFIWGDFCDWYIELVKPRLRDGADPQSRHSAQQTLAYVLEGTLKLLHPFMPHITEEIWQTLTQADGVTLATQPYPVVDEILAHQPEDEAPPSSDAATASDETAAERPEPEIKIPVREEYDNPVIQFIADLPYFFSTFTAQNQRLLLAVAIAGVGFVSLKVLASLLNTLDKIPFIAPGFQLVGFGVITWFVITRLLRSEPRRKSLQQVQSLWKSAIGNVEEQWAKVTHSDPSEPAATSAPATAPVRPYTLVNPTLETDFALLIGTIRTVRNLRAEADIKPGVNVPILLQSDQASERDILTAGRYYIQSLAKGETVTITSALSEESSNRSFGSVYGTVQVLIPLQGLVDLDALRDKLTKKLSKVEKEAESLTGRLNNANFVNKAPEEVVEGARLTLAAANKQAEILRDRLMRLQ, encoded by the coding sequence ATGACTGCTAGTATCCCGACCCTCGCCCCGCAATACGATCCCACCACGACCGAATCCAAGTGGCAAACCCATTGGGAAACTCAGCAGGTCTTTCATGCCCACCCCAATCCCGGCAAAGAGAGCTACAGCATTGTGATTCCGCCGCCGAATGTGACCGGGCGGCTGCATATGGGTCATGCGTTTAATACGGCCCTGATTGATACCCTGGTGCGCTACCACCGGATGCTAGGGAAAGATACCCTCTGTTTACCGGGAACCGACCACGCCAGTATTGCCGTGCAAACCATCCTCGAACGGCAATTGCGCGAAGAAGGGACCAACCGCGATGCGGTGGGGCGGGAGGAATTTCTCAAACGGGCGTGGGAGTGGCGATCGCAATCTGGAGGTGCGATCGTCGATCAACTGCGTCGCCTGGGTCTGTCGGCGGACTGGAGCCGCGAACGCTTCACCCTGGACGAGACCCTCTGCGAAGCCGTGGTCACCGCCTTTGTCAAACTCTACGACGATGGTCTGATCTATCGCGGTAATTACCTCGTCAACTGGTGTCCCGCCTCCCAATCCGCCGTCTCCGATCTCGAAGTCGAACCTAAAGAAGTAGACGGCCACCTCTGGCATTTCCGCTACCCCCTCAGCAATGGTTCCGGCTTTGTGGAAGTGGCCACCACCCGCCCCGAAACAATGCTCGGTGATACCGCCGTGGCGGTCAACCCCAAAGACGAACGCTATCAAGGTCTGATCGGGAAAATGCTCACCCTGCCGATTTTGGGGCGACAAATTCCCGTCATTGGGGATGACTTGGTTGATCCGGAATTTGGCACGGGCTGCGTGAAAGTGACCCCCGCCCATGACCCCAACGATTTCGAGATGGGGCAACGCCACAACTTACCGATGATCACGATCTTGAATAAAGACGGCACAATCAATCCGTTGGGGGGGAAATTTGCCGGACAAGATCGGTTTGAGGCGCGTAAAAATGTGGTGGCAACCCTTGATGAATTGGGGGCCTTGGTGAAAGTGGAGCCCTATCACCACACGGTTCCCCATAGCGATCGCGGCAAAGTCCCCATCGAACCCCTCCTCTCCACCCAATGGTTTGTCAAAATTGACCCCCTCGCCCAAACCGCCCTCACAGAACTCGATCAACACAACTCCCCCCAATTCGTCCCGGAACGGTGGACAAAGGTGTACCGCGATTGGCTCGTGCGCCTCAAGGATTGGTGTATTTCGCGGCAACTGTGGTGGGGGCATCAAATCCCCGCCTGGTATGTGATCAACCAAACCAACGGCAAAATCACCGACCAAACCCCCTTCATCGTGGCCCACAACGAAGCCGAAGCCTGGGAAAAAGCCAAGGCTCAGTACGGCGAGGATGTGCAGTTAGAGCGCGACCCGGATGTGCTCGATACCTGGTTTTCGTCGGGATTATGGCCCTTCTCCACCATGGGCTGGCCCGCCGAAACGGATGATTTGGCGGCCTATTTCCCCAATGCCACCTTGGTAACGGGGTTTGACATTATCTTTTTCTGGGTGGCGCGGATGACGATGATGTCCGGCTATTTCACCGGCAAAATGCCGTTTCAGGATATCTACATCCATGGGCTGGTACGGGATGAGAACGGCAAGAAAATGTCAAAATCCGCCAATAACGGCATTGATCCGCTGCTGTTGATCAATAAGTACGGGGCCGATGCGCTGCGCTACACCTTGATTAAAGAAGTGGCCGGGGCGGGGCAAGACATCAGCCTCCAGTACGATCGCAGCACCGATGAATCGGAATCCGTGGAAGCCTCGCGCAACTTTGCCAATAAACTCTGGAATGCGGCGCGGTTTGTGATGATGAATCTGGAGGGACAAACGCCTGTCGCCCTGGGGGTGCCCGATGCCTTGGCATTGGAATTGAGCGATCGCTGGATTCTCTCCCGCTTTTACCACACCGTCACCCAAACCCGCGACTACCTCGAACAATACGGCCTCGGCGAAGCGGCGAAGGGACTCTACGAATTCATTTGGGGTGATTTTTGCGATTGGTACATTGAACTCGTGAAACCCCGTCTCCGCGATGGGGCTGACCCTCAATCCCGCCACAGTGCCCAGCAAACCCTCGCCTACGTCCTCGAAGGAACCTTAAAACTGCTCCACCCCTTCATGCCCCACATCACCGAGGAAATTTGGCAAACCCTCACCCAGGCGGACGGGGTAACCCTCGCGACACAACCCTATCCCGTCGTGGATGAAATCCTCGCCCACCAACCAGAGGACGAGGCCCCGCCTAGCTCCGATGCTGCTACCGCCTCGGACGAAACCGCCGCAGAACGCCCAGAGCCTGAGATCAAAATTCCAGTACGCGAGGAATACGACAATCCGGTGATTCAGTTCATCGCCGATCTTCCCTATTTCTTCAGCACCTTCACCGCCCAAAATCAGCGCCTCCTCCTCGCCGTGGCGATCGCAGGCGTTGGGTTTGTGAGTTTGAAAGTGCTGGCGAGTCTGCTCAATACCCTCGATAAAATTCCGTTCATTGCCCCCGGTTTCCAACTCGTAGGCTTTGGGGTGATTACCTGGTTCGTGATCACGCGCCTGCTGCGCAGTGAACCCCGCCGCAAGAGTTTGCAGCAGGTGCAAAGCCTCTGGAAGAGTGCGATCGGGAATGTGGAAGAACAGTGGGCCAAGGTGACACACAGTGACCCTAGCGAACCCGCTGCGACTTCTGCCCCCGCCACTGCGCCCGTTCGTCCCTATACCTTGGTGAACCCCACCTTAGAAACGGACTTTGCCTTGCTGATTGGCACAATCCGCACGGTGCGAAATCTCCGCGCTGAAGCCGATATCAAACCCGGTGTCAATGTCCCGATTTTGCTCCAAAGTGACCAAGCCAGCGAGCGCGACATTCTCACCGCTGGCCGCTACTACATCCAATCCTTAGCCAAGGGTGAAACCGTGACGATCACCTCGGCACTTTCCGAAGAATCCAGTAACCGCTCCTTTGGGAGTGTGTACGGGACGGTGCAGGTGCTGATTCCGTTACAGGGCTTGGTGGATTTGGATGCATTGCGCGATAAGCTCACGAAGAAGTTAAGTAAAGTAGAGAAGGAGGCGGAAAGTCTGACGGGTCGCCTCAATAATGCTAATTTTGTCAATAAAGCTCCGGAGGAGGTTGTCGAGGGTGCGCGACTAACGTTAGCAGCAGCGAATAAGCAGGCCGAGATCCTTCGCGATCGCCTCATGCGCCTTCAATAA
- the dnaB gene encoding replicative DNA helicase — protein MADDFTALSHALPPQNVEAEESILGGILLDPEAMGRVADLLTPEAFYNSIHRRIYTAALTVHRQGKPTDLMTVTSWLQDQGELEGIGGTGTLAQLVDRTVSAVNIDRYATLIVDKYVRRQLIAASYEIAELGYDTTQELEQVLDQSEQKVFRLTQERPQQGLVHISESLIQTFEEIENQQDETTLPGLSCGFYDLDAMTSGFQRSDLVIIAGRPSMGKCLTGDTEIVLANGAVQTLADIYRHQTAELLTLGDDWRFHWTQPSVYVDDGIKPVFEVKTRTGRRIETTLSHPFLTILGWRSLAHLTVGQKIAVPRHLPVFGTTQIPIEQIQSFIASNLKTIPSVIFTLQKSQVALFLKSLFVIDGWAIVVNQNQPKIGYTTTSETLARQIQHLLLRFNIIACLKNTSHDQHYPVWQLDITDRQSCGTFIAEMGLFDREIGLNAINLDDPEMQAIATSDVYWDEIVAITPKGNKQVYDLTIPDHHNFVANDICVHNTSFALNVAANIAKIHQLPIAIFSLEMSKEQLAQRLLAGEAAVESNRLRSGRIDSTEMDRITAAIGTLSELPIYIDDSATLSVLQLRSQVRRLQAEKKGQIGVVLIDYLQLMEGTTDNRVQELSKMTRSLKGLAREVNAPVLVLSQLSRGVESRTNKRPMMSDLRECVTGDTLVWLADGRRVAIADLVGQRPDVISMNEQGRLIQATADCVWKVGMKPVFELTTVSGRKIKATGKHRLYTFNGWQSVQALNIGDRLAVANSIPMLVAGEISHVAVTLTRARGDSNANRRSRTGLPKYATSTLDWDEIAAIKPVGVEPVYDLTVPGPASWLADGIVSHNSGSIEQDADLILMLYRDAYYNPDSPDRNVAEAIIVKHRNGPTGTVRLLFRPELTQFENLAGEM, from the coding sequence ATGGCTGATGATTTTACGGCGTTAAGTCATGCCCTGCCTCCGCAAAATGTGGAGGCAGAAGAGTCAATCTTAGGGGGGATTTTACTCGATCCGGAGGCGATGGGTCGGGTGGCGGATCTCTTAACGCCAGAGGCGTTCTATAACTCGATTCACCGCCGCATCTATACCGCTGCGCTGACGGTGCATCGTCAGGGCAAACCCACCGATTTGATGACGGTGACCAGTTGGCTCCAGGATCAAGGGGAGCTAGAGGGGATCGGCGGGACGGGAACCCTGGCGCAGTTGGTGGATCGCACGGTGTCGGCGGTGAATATTGACCGCTATGCAACGCTGATTGTGGATAAGTATGTGCGGCGACAGTTGATCGCGGCCAGTTATGAGATTGCGGAGTTGGGCTACGACACGACCCAAGAACTAGAGCAGGTGTTGGATCAATCGGAGCAGAAGGTGTTTCGGTTGACCCAAGAGCGGCCGCAGCAGGGTTTAGTGCATATTTCCGAGTCCCTGATCCAAACCTTTGAGGAGATTGAAAACCAACAGGACGAGACAACGTTACCGGGGTTATCCTGCGGATTTTATGATTTGGATGCGATGACGAGCGGGTTTCAGCGATCGGATCTGGTGATTATTGCCGGGCGGCCCTCAATGGGAAAATGCCTCACCGGGGATACGGAAATCGTTTTGGCGAACGGTGCGGTGCAAACCCTGGCGGACATTTATCGTCATCAAACGGCGGAGTTATTGACGTTGGGCGACGATTGGCGATTCCATTGGACGCAGCCATCGGTGTATGTGGATGATGGCATCAAGCCCGTTTTTGAGGTGAAAACCCGCACCGGGCGGCGGATTGAAACAACGTTATCGCATCCATTTTTAACTATTCTTGGATGGCGATCGCTTGCCCATCTCACCGTCGGCCAAAAAATCGCCGTTCCTCGTCATCTTCCCGTCTTCGGTACAACCCAAATTCCCATAGAACAGATTCAATCATTCATAGCATCCAACCTAAAAACAATACCATCGGTTATTTTTACCCTTCAAAAATCTCAAGTTGCACTATTTTTAAAGTCTCTTTTTGTTATTGACGGCTGGGCGATTGTTGTCAACCAGAATCAGCCAAAAATTGGATATACCACAACAAGCGAAACTCTAGCCCGCCAAATTCAACATCTGTTGCTACGCTTTAACATTATCGCCTGTCTTAAAAATACGTCTCACGATCAACATTATCCTGTGTGGCAACTCGATATTACGGATCGTCAATCATGCGGGACTTTCATCGCTGAAATGGGTCTTTTCGATCGAGAGATTGGCCTAAATGCAATCAACTTAGACGATCCGGAGATGCAAGCAATCGCGACGAGTGATGTCTATTGGGATGAAATTGTCGCCATTACGCCCAAAGGCAATAAACAAGTCTACGATTTAACCATTCCCGACCATCATAATTTTGTTGCCAATGATATTTGTGTTCATAACACCAGTTTTGCGCTCAACGTAGCCGCAAATATTGCCAAAATTCATCAATTGCCGATCGCAATTTTTAGCTTGGAAATGTCTAAAGAACAACTTGCCCAGCGGTTGCTCGCGGGGGAGGCGGCGGTGGAGAGTAATCGTCTGCGATCGGGGCGGATTGATTCAACGGAAATGGATCGGATCACGGCTGCCATTGGGACATTATCCGAATTGCCAATCTATATTGACGACAGTGCAACCCTGTCGGTGTTGCAGTTGCGATCGCAAGTTCGCCGCCTCCAAGCCGAGAAGAAAGGCCAAATCGGGGTAGTGCTGATCGACTATTTGCAACTGATGGAGGGAACGACGGATAACCGAGTGCAAGAACTCTCGAAAATGACGCGATCGCTCAAAGGTCTCGCCCGTGAAGTGAATGCCCCGGTCTTGGTGTTGTCCCAACTCAGTCGCGGTGTCGAGTCCCGCACCAATAAACGCCCGATGATGTCGGATTTGAGGGAATGTGTCACGGGTGACACTCTCGTTTGGTTGGCAGATGGGCGACGAGTTGCGATCGCGGATCTAGTGGGACAAAGGCCCGACGTGATCAGCATGAATGAGCAGGGCCGTTTAATCCAAGCCACAGCGGATTGTGTCTGGAAAGTGGGCATGAAGCCCGTGTTTGAACTGACCACCGTCAGCGGTCGCAAAATCAAAGCCACGGGTAAACATCGGCTCTATACCTTCAACGGGTGGCAATCGGTTCAAGCGTTAAACATCGGCGATCGCCTGGCTGTGGCTAACTCTATACCGATGTTAGTTGCTGGTGAAATCAGTCACGTTGCAGTCACGCTGACCCGCGCTCGTGGGGACAGTAACGCGAATCGTCGCAGCAGGACGGGATTGCCAAAATACGCCACATCAACGCTAGATTGGGACGAAATTGCTGCGATCAAACCTGTGGGGGTTGAGCCTGTTTATGATCTGACCGTGCCTGGGCCAGCGTCGTGGCTGGCGGATGGGATTGTGTCTCATAATTCCGGAAGCATTGAACAGGATGCAGATTTGATCTTGATGTTGTATCGCGATGCTTATTACAATCCTGATTCCCCCGATCGCAACGTGGCCGAAGCGATTATCGTCAAACACCGCAATGGCCCCACGGGGACGGTGCGCCTCCTGTTCCGGCCGGAGTTGACCCAGTTTGAAAATTTGGCGGGTGAGATGTGA
- a CDS encoding cytochrome c biogenesis protein, whose protein sequence is MMILRRSLRILADLRLAIVLLLAIALFSISGTVIEQGQSIGYYQSNYPEHPALFGFLTWRVIGLLGLDHVYRTPWFLALLVLLAASLTACSYLRQWPALKTARRWNYYDQPKAFEKLALSAELSSGSLTTLAPLLTAKGYTLFQEDHRLYARKGLIGKIGPIVVHVSMLLILAGAVWGSLSGFFAQEVIPSGAQRGITNVIDAGPFSASQIPHDWEIKVNRFWIDYTAEGNIDQFYSDLSVVDQEGTERDRQTISVNHPLRHRGVTLYQTNWGIDGVQVRVNNSPIFQLPMAPLKTGSSGRFWGTWVPTKPDMSTGVSLVARDLQGLLLVYGQDGNPLGAVREGTALQLDEDLRLSVVKVIGSTGLQIKADPGVPLVYAGFGLLMVGVVMSYVSHSQIWALQAGDRFFIGGKTNRSHILFERELVSIIESLEPTPAPSDPQPTATVS, encoded by the coding sequence ATGATGATTTTGCGTCGAAGCCTCCGAATTTTGGCCGATCTGCGGTTAGCCATTGTCTTGTTATTAGCGATCGCCCTCTTCAGCATCAGCGGCACTGTGATCGAACAGGGCCAAAGCATCGGCTACTACCAAAGCAACTACCCCGAACATCCCGCCCTCTTCGGCTTTCTCACCTGGCGGGTGATTGGTTTGCTCGGCCTTGATCATGTCTACCGCACCCCGTGGTTTCTCGCCCTCTTGGTCTTGCTCGCCGCCAGCCTCACCGCTTGCAGCTATCTCCGCCAATGGCCCGCCCTCAAAACCGCCCGGCGCTGGAACTACTACGACCAGCCCAAAGCCTTTGAAAAACTCGCCCTCAGTGCCGAACTGAGCAGCGGTTCCCTCACCACCCTCGCGCCCCTCCTCACCGCCAAGGGCTACACCCTCTTTCAAGAGGATCACCGTCTTTATGCTCGCAAGGGGTTGATCGGCAAGATTGGGCCGATTGTGGTGCATGTCAGTATGTTGTTGATTCTGGCCGGGGCCGTGTGGGGATCGTTGAGTGGCTTTTTTGCCCAGGAAGTGATCCCCAGCGGTGCTCAACGGGGGATCACCAATGTGATCGATGCGGGGCCCTTTTCCGCCTCCCAGATTCCCCACGATTGGGAAATCAAGGTGAATCGCTTCTGGATTGACTACACCGCCGAGGGCAATATTGATCAGTTTTATTCGGATTTGTCCGTGGTGGATCAAGAGGGCACTGAGCGCGATCGCCAAACCATTTCCGTCAACCATCCCCTGCGCCATCGCGGTGTCACCCTCTACCAAACCAATTGGGGCATTGACGGCGTGCAGGTGCGCGTCAACAATAGCCCCATTTTTCAACTGCCCATGGCTCCCTTGAAAACCGGCAGCAGTGGTCGTTTTTGGGGAACCTGGGTTCCCACCAAGCCCGACATGAGCACGGGGGTGTCCTTGGTGGCGCGGGATTTACAAGGGCTGCTCTTGGTCTATGGCCAGGATGGTAATCCCCTCGGTGCGGTGCGCGAAGGCACGGCGCTGCAATTGGATGAGGATCTACGCTTAAGCGTGGTGAAGGTAATCGGCAGCACGGGCCTGCAAATTAAGGCCGATCCCGGTGTGCCCTTGGTCTATGCCGGGTTTGGGCTGTTAATGGTGGGGGTGGTGATGAGCTATGTGTCCCATTCGCAAATTTGGGCACTTCAGGCGGGCGATCGCTTCTTTATCGGCGGCAAAACCAACCGCTCCCACATTCTCTTTGAGCGCGAACTGGTCAGCATCATTGAATCCCTCGAACCCACCCCCGCCCCATCCGATCCCCAACCCACTGCAACGGTGAGCTAA